A genomic segment from Yimella sp. cx-51 encodes:
- a CDS encoding rhodanese-like domain-containing protein produces the protein MSRFPDVPVTELSDDAVFLDIREQHEWDAGHAPNAVHIPLGELPMRLDEVKELAGDGQLIVTCKGGGRVRRTLPSLAEYGMDVANLEGGMKAWHEAGKAMQSSDGSEPTVA, from the coding sequence ATGAGTCGTTTCCCCGATGTGCCGGTCACGGAGCTTTCCGATGACGCCGTCTTCCTCGACATCCGCGAGCAGCACGAGTGGGACGCCGGCCACGCACCGAACGCCGTCCACATCCCGCTCGGCGAACTTCCGATGCGCCTGGACGAGGTGAAGGAGCTGGCTGGCGACGGTCAGTTGATCGTTACTTGCAAGGGCGGCGGACGAGTGCGCCGCACGCTGCCGTCCCTGGCCGAATACGGCATGGACGTCGCCAACCTTGAAGGCGGCATGAAGGCCTGGCACGAGGCCGGCAAGGCGATGCAGTCGTCCGACGGTTCGGAACCAACCGTCGCCTGA